A single region of the Streptomyces caelestis genome encodes:
- a CDS encoding A/G-specific adenine glycosylase, with protein MTAPTKPPHTSPADPASGPPSGESLHSPVIDWFDENARDLPWRRPEAGAWGVMVSEFMLQQTPVNRVLPVYEQWLARWPRPADLAKEAPGEAVRAWGRLGYPRRALRLHGAAFAITERHGGDVPADHAQLLALPGIGEYTAAAVASFAYGQRHPVLDTNVRRVFARAVTGVQYPPNATTAAERKLARALLPEDEPTAARWAAASMELGALVCTAKSESCHRCPIAAQCAWRLAGKPEHDGPPRRGQTYAGTDRQVRGRLLAVLREAHGPVPQSALDQVWHEPVQRARALDGLVADGLVEPLADGLYRLPLT; from the coding sequence ATGACTGCTCCCACGAAGCCCCCGCACACCAGCCCCGCCGACCCCGCGTCCGGCCCGCCCTCCGGCGAGAGCCTGCACTCCCCCGTCATCGACTGGTTCGACGAGAACGCCCGTGACCTGCCGTGGCGGCGCCCCGAGGCCGGGGCGTGGGGTGTGATGGTCAGTGAGTTCATGCTCCAGCAGACGCCGGTGAACCGCGTCCTGCCCGTCTACGAGCAGTGGCTGGCCCGCTGGCCGCGCCCCGCCGACCTGGCCAAGGAGGCGCCGGGCGAGGCGGTCCGCGCCTGGGGCCGGCTCGGCTACCCGCGCCGTGCCCTGCGGTTGCACGGCGCGGCCTTCGCGATAACGGAACGGCACGGCGGTGACGTACCGGCCGACCACGCCCAGCTGCTGGCGCTGCCCGGCATCGGCGAGTACACGGCCGCCGCCGTCGCCTCCTTCGCCTACGGGCAGCGGCATCCGGTGCTGGACACCAACGTGCGCCGGGTCTTCGCCCGCGCGGTCACCGGCGTGCAGTACCCGCCGAACGCCACCACCGCCGCCGAGCGCAAGCTCGCCCGCGCGCTGCTGCCCGAGGACGAGCCGACCGCCGCCCGCTGGGCCGCCGCCTCCATGGAACTGGGCGCGCTGGTGTGCACGGCGAAGAGCGAGTCGTGCCACCGCTGCCCGATCGCCGCGCAGTGCGCGTGGCGGCTGGCGGGCAAGCCGGAGCACGACGGGCCGCCGCGCCGCGGCCAGACGTACGCGGGCACCGACCGGCAGGTGCGCGGGCGGCTGCTCGCCGTGCTGCGGGAGGCCCACGGCCCGGTTCCGCAGTCGGCCTTGGACCAGGTGTGGCACGAGCCGGTGCAGCGGGCTCGCGCCCTGGACGGCCTCGTCGCCGACGGTCTGGTGGAGCCGCTGGCGGACGGGCTGTACCGGCTGCCGCTGACCTGA
- the cseC gene encoding two-component system sensor histidine kinase CseC, with translation MRGHFRRLVATGLERAGIRTGLRWKLSAAIALVGALVAIALSLVVHNAARVSMLDNARDLADERILIAQRNFELSGRMNFPNAKIDDPNLPLALRDRVEAGQRATYVADRPGGAPDIWAAVPLKNGHVMSLHSGFTDRSSDILQDLDQALIIGSIAVVLGGSALGVLIGGHLSRRLRKAAVAASQLAGGETDVRVRDAMGGVVRDETDDLASAVDAMADTLRQRIEAERRVTADIAHELRTPVTGLLTAAELLPPGRPTELVLDRAKAMRTLVEDVLEVARLDGASERAELQDIMLGEFVARRVAAKDPDIEVRIVHESEVTTDPRRLERVLFNLLANAARHGKPPIEVSVEGRVIRVRDHGPGFPEDLLAEGPSRFRTGSKDRAGHGHGLGLTIAAGQARVMGARLTFRNVRTPGTPEHLPAEGAVAVLWLPEHAPTNTGSYPMLPGSGT, from the coding sequence ATGAGGGGGCACTTCCGGCGCCTGGTCGCCACGGGCTTGGAGCGCGCGGGCATCCGCACGGGCCTCAGATGGAAGCTGAGCGCGGCCATCGCGCTGGTCGGGGCGCTGGTGGCGATCGCGCTGAGCCTGGTCGTGCACAACGCCGCCCGGGTGTCGATGCTGGACAACGCGCGCGACCTCGCCGACGAGCGCATCCTGATCGCCCAGCGCAACTTCGAGCTGTCCGGGCGGATGAACTTCCCCAACGCCAAGATCGACGACCCGAACCTGCCGCTGGCGCTGCGGGACCGGGTGGAGGCGGGCCAGCGGGCGACGTACGTGGCGGACCGGCCCGGTGGCGCGCCGGACATATGGGCCGCCGTGCCGCTGAAGAACGGGCATGTCATGTCCCTGCACTCGGGCTTCACCGACCGCAGCTCGGACATCCTCCAGGACCTCGACCAAGCGCTGATCATCGGCTCCATCGCGGTCGTCCTCGGCGGCAGCGCGCTCGGCGTGCTCATCGGCGGGCATCTCTCACGGCGGCTGCGCAAGGCGGCCGTCGCGGCCAGCCAGCTGGCGGGCGGCGAGACGGACGTGCGCGTACGGGACGCCATGGGCGGGGTCGTCCGGGACGAGACCGACGACCTGGCGAGCGCGGTGGACGCCATGGCGGACACGCTGCGCCAGCGCATCGAGGCCGAACGGCGGGTCACCGCCGACATCGCGCACGAGCTGCGCACGCCGGTGACCGGGCTGCTGACCGCCGCCGAACTGCTGCCGCCGGGGCGCCCGACCGAGCTGGTGCTGGACCGGGCGAAGGCGATGCGCACGCTCGTGGAGGACGTGCTGGAGGTGGCCCGGCTGGACGGGGCCTCGGAGCGGGCGGAGCTCCAGGACATCATGCTGGGCGAGTTCGTCGCCCGGCGGGTGGCGGCCAAGGACCCGGACATCGAGGTGCGGATCGTGCACGAGTCGGAGGTCACGACCGACCCGAGGCGCCTGGAGCGGGTGCTGTTCAACCTGCTCGCCAACGCGGCCCGGCACGGCAAGCCGCCGATCGAGGTCAGCGTCGAGGGCAGGGTCATCCGGGTCCGCGACCACGGTCCCGGCTTCCCCGAGGACCTGCTCGCCGAGGGGCCGAGCCGCTTCCGCACCGGCAGCAAGGACCGGGCCGGACACGGCCACGGCCTCGGCCTGACCATCGCGGCCGGTCAGGCCCGGGTGATGGGCGCCCGGCTGACCTTCCGCAACGTGCGCACGCCCGGGACGCCGGAGCATCTGCCCGCCGAGGGCGCGGTCGCCGTGCTGTGGCTGCCGGAGCACGCGCCGACGAACACGGGGAGTTATCCGATGCTGCCGGGGTCGGGGACGTAG
- the cseB gene encoding two-component system response regulator CseB gives MADQTHVLFVEDDDVIREATQLALERDGFAVTAMPDGLSGLEAFRADRPDIALLDVMVPGLDGVSLCRRIRDESTVPVIMLSARADSIDVVLGLEAGADDYVTKPFDGAVLVARIRAVLRRFGHAGGGRSEEPASPANGGVLTFGDLAVDTEGMEVRRAGQPVALTPTEMRLLLEFSTAPGTVLSRDKLLERVWDYGWGGDTRVVDVHVQRLRQKIGQDRIETVRGFGYKLKA, from the coding sequence ATGGCAGACCAGACCCACGTCCTGTTCGTCGAGGACGACGACGTCATCCGTGAGGCCACGCAGCTCGCCCTGGAACGGGACGGCTTCGCGGTCACCGCCATGCCCGACGGACTGTCGGGCCTGGAGGCGTTCCGGGCGGACCGCCCCGACATCGCGCTGCTGGACGTCATGGTTCCCGGTCTCGACGGGGTCAGCCTGTGCCGCCGTATCCGGGACGAGTCGACTGTGCCGGTCATCATGCTGTCGGCGCGGGCCGACTCCATCGACGTCGTGCTGGGCCTGGAGGCGGGTGCCGACGACTATGTGACCAAGCCGTTCGACGGTGCCGTCCTGGTCGCCCGGATCCGCGCGGTGCTGCGCCGGTTCGGGCACGCGGGCGGCGGCCGGTCCGAGGAGCCGGCCTCCCCGGCGAACGGCGGGGTGCTGACCTTCGGTGACCTGGCGGTCGACACCGAGGGCATGGAGGTCCGCCGGGCCGGGCAGCCGGTGGCGCTGACACCGACCGAGATGCGGCTGCTGCTGGAGTTCTCCACGGCGCCTGGCACGGTGCTCTCCCGCGACAAGCTGCTGGAGCGCGTGTGGGATTACGGCTGGGGCGGGGACACCCGTGTCGTCGACGTGCACGTGCAGCGGCTGCGGCAGAAGATCGGCCAGGACCGAATCGAGACGGTCCGCGGCTTCGGCTACAAGTTGAAGGCCTGA
- a CDS encoding SigE family RNA polymerase sigma factor: MAQGEVLEFEEYVRTRQDALLRSARRLVPDPTDAQDLLQTALVRTYGRWETIEDKRLADAYLRRVMINTRTEWWRARKLEEVPTEQLPDASVDDSTEQHADRALLMDIMKVLAPKQRSVVVLRHWEQMSTEETAAALGMSAGTVKSTLHRALARLREELESRDLDARALEREERERCAA; this comes from the coding sequence ATGGCGCAGGGCGAGGTGCTCGAGTTCGAGGAGTACGTCCGCACTCGGCAGGACGCGCTGCTGCGCAGTGCCCGCCGACTGGTCCCGGACCCGACGGACGCGCAGGACCTGCTCCAGACCGCGCTCGTACGGACGTACGGCCGCTGGGAGACCATAGAGGACAAGCGGCTGGCGGACGCCTACCTGCGCCGGGTGATGATCAACACGCGAACGGAGTGGTGGCGGGCCCGCAAGCTGGAGGAGGTGCCGACCGAGCAGCTCCCGGACGCCTCGGTCGACGACTCCACCGAGCAGCACGCGGACCGCGCCCTGCTGATGGACATCATGAAGGTGCTCGCCCCGAAGCAGCGCAGCGTCGTCGTGCTGCGACACTGGGAGCAGATGTCCACGGAGGAGACGGCCGCCGCCCTCGGCATGTCGGCCGGAACGGTCAAGAGCACGCTGCACCGGGCGCTCGCCCGGCTCCGCGAGGAGCTGGAGTCCCGCGATCTGGACGCACGCGCGCTCGAGCGTGAGGAGCGGGAGCGGTGCGCGGCCTGA
- a CDS encoding winged helix-turn-helix domain-containing protein: MDADFDEFLHVPARLAIVSLLAPASWVEFGFLRDAIETSDSALSKQVSALAAEGYVAVRKTQGRPRRTHVRLTPHGREAFRRHATALERIAAVARTAAEHPLDHDD, translated from the coding sequence ATGGATGCGGACTTCGACGAGTTCCTGCACGTTCCCGCGCGGCTGGCGATCGTCTCGCTCCTCGCACCCGCTTCCTGGGTGGAGTTCGGCTTCCTGCGCGACGCGATCGAGACCAGCGACTCGGCGCTGTCCAAGCAGGTCTCCGCACTGGCGGCAGAGGGGTACGTCGCCGTGCGCAAGACGCAGGGCCGGCCCCGCCGTACCCACGTGCGGCTGACACCGCACGGACGGGAGGCCTTCCGGCGGCACGCCACCGCCCTGGAACGCATCGCCGCGGTGGCCCGCACAGCGGCGGAACACCCGCTCGACCACGACGACTAG
- a CDS encoding ATP-binding cassette domain-containing protein, which produces MIEVQELTKRYGTTLAVDGLSFRVEPGRVTGFLGPNGAGKSTTMRAMIGLDRPTAGQVLIEGRRYEDLPRPLCTVGALLDAKALHGGRTVHGHLLGLARSNRIPDRRVAEVLEIVGLGAVADKRAKGLSLGMAQRVGIAAALLGDPAVLLFDEPVNGLDPEGILWIRELMKKLAAEGRTVFVSSHLMSEMALTAEHLIVIGRGRLLADTSVAEFIDRNSRSYIRIRTPQPERLLDVLAAAGIPATTGLDGSIEATGTTQETLGALVAEQQVTVYEISPQVASLEEAFMQLTSDAVEYRAGQGA; this is translated from the coding sequence ATGATCGAAGTACAGGAACTGACCAAACGCTACGGCACCACACTCGCCGTCGACGGGCTCTCCTTCCGAGTCGAACCCGGCCGGGTGACGGGTTTCCTCGGCCCCAACGGAGCCGGCAAATCCACCACCATGCGGGCCATGATCGGCCTGGACCGGCCCACCGCCGGGCAGGTCCTCATCGAGGGCAGACGGTACGAGGACCTGCCCCGCCCGCTGTGCACCGTGGGTGCGCTGCTGGACGCCAAGGCCCTGCACGGCGGCCGGACCGTGCACGGCCATCTGCTGGGCCTGGCCCGCAGCAACCGCATCCCGGACCGGCGGGTCGCCGAGGTCCTGGAGATCGTGGGGCTCGGCGCGGTGGCGGACAAGCGCGCCAAGGGGCTCTCGCTCGGCATGGCCCAGCGGGTCGGCATCGCCGCCGCACTGCTCGGCGACCCCGCGGTGCTGCTCTTCGACGAGCCGGTCAACGGCCTCGACCCCGAAGGGATCCTCTGGATCCGCGAGTTGATGAAGAAGCTGGCCGCCGAAGGCCGCACGGTGTTCGTCTCCAGCCATCTGATGAGCGAGATGGCGCTGACCGCCGAGCACTTGATCGTGATCGGACGGGGACGGCTCCTGGCCGACACGTCCGTGGCGGAGTTCATCGACCGCAACTCCCGCTCGTACATCCGGATCCGCACGCCGCAGCCTGAGCGGCTGCTCGACGTGCTCGCCGCGGCGGGCATCCCCGCCACCACCGGGCTGGACGGGTCGATCGAGGCCACCGGGACGACACAGGAGACGCTCGGTGCCCTGGTGGCCGAGCAGCAGGTGACCGTGTACGAGATCAGCCCTCAGGTGGCCTCCCTGGAGGAAGCGTTCATGCAGCTCACCAGCGATGCCGTCGAGTACCGGGCCGGACAGGGGGCGTGA
- a CDS encoding response regulator translates to MVRAGVRAILDSSGDTEVVAEAGDGREAVELARAHRPDVALLDIRMPRLDGLTAVEEIVRTVPGTAVAMLTTFSEGAYVTRALGGGATGFLLKSGDPYELIAGVRAVAAGAAFLSPKVARYVIDQGLGGGRLTREAQARARVAVLSPREREVLGLVGAGLSNPEIAARLHLVEGTVKAYVSAILDRLGVRNRVQAAIVAYEAGLVEA, encoded by the coding sequence ATGGTCCGGGCCGGCGTACGCGCCATCCTGGACAGCAGCGGTGACACGGAGGTCGTCGCCGAGGCGGGCGACGGCCGCGAGGCGGTCGAGCTGGCCCGCGCCCACCGACCGGACGTGGCCCTGCTCGACATCCGCATGCCGCGCCTCGATGGCCTCACGGCGGTGGAGGAGATCGTACGGACCGTGCCCGGCACGGCCGTCGCGATGCTCACCACCTTCTCCGAGGGCGCCTACGTGACCCGTGCCCTCGGCGGCGGCGCCACCGGCTTCCTGCTGAAGTCCGGGGACCCCTACGAACTGATCGCCGGTGTACGGGCGGTGGCGGCCGGTGCCGCGTTCCTGTCGCCCAAGGTGGCCCGGTACGTCATCGACCAGGGCCTCGGCGGCGGCCGGCTCACCCGTGAGGCACAGGCACGCGCGCGGGTGGCCGTGCTGAGCCCCCGTGAACGCGAGGTGCTCGGCCTGGTCGGCGCCGGCCTGTCCAACCCGGAGATCGCCGCCCGGCTGCACCTCGTCGAGGGCACGGTGAAGGCGTACGTGAGCGCGATCCTGGACCGGCTGGGCGTACGCAACCGGGTGCAGGCGGCGATCGTGGCATACGAGGCGGGGCTCGTGGAGGCGTGA
- a CDS encoding phosphatase PAP2 family protein, with protein MTFEDSALYRDITDFAHDTPMWVQHGAATGTEAGLLVFVALFATAWWRARRGTPHAFAIAALAPVATAVAYVCSEVLKSVVSEERPCRAVAGAAASLAACPPHGDWSFPSNHATIAGASAVALALVRRALLWLTAPLALLMAFSRVFVGVHYPHDVVAGLGLGTLVVLVAVRLGTGPATRLTEAMRTSTAPAVRWFTGPGTAPVTSYGSHARR; from the coding sequence ATGACCTTCGAGGACAGCGCGCTCTACCGCGACATCACCGACTTCGCCCACGACACCCCGATGTGGGTACAGCACGGGGCCGCGACAGGGACGGAGGCCGGACTGCTGGTCTTCGTCGCGCTGTTCGCCACCGCCTGGTGGCGTGCCCGCCGCGGCACCCCCCACGCGTTCGCGATCGCGGCCCTTGCGCCTGTGGCCACGGCCGTGGCGTACGTGTGCAGCGAGGTGCTCAAGTCCGTGGTCTCGGAGGAGCGTCCGTGCCGGGCGGTCGCCGGTGCGGCCGCGTCCCTCGCCGCATGTCCGCCGCACGGCGACTGGTCCTTCCCGTCCAACCACGCCACGATCGCGGGCGCCTCGGCGGTCGCCCTGGCCCTGGTCCGGCGCGCGCTCCTGTGGCTGACGGCCCCGCTCGCCCTGCTCATGGCCTTCTCCCGGGTCTTCGTCGGCGTGCACTATCCGCACGACGTCGTCGCGGGGCTGGGGCTGGGCACGCTCGTCGTCCTCGTGGCCGTACGGCTGGGCACGGGCCCGGCGACGCGGCTGACCGAGGCGATGCGCACTTCCACGGCGCCCGCCGTGCGGTGGTTCACGGGGCCGGGCACGGCGCCCGTCACGTCGTACGGCTCGCACGCGCGGCGCTGA
- a CDS encoding ABC transporter permease subunit produces the protein MTAISSAMAFEWTKIRTVRATTWSLALYFLATLAVALLTGYYLRSSYDSRDSEALSTFDPVAAGFSGLRLGLIALVVFGVLIVTSEYSTGTIRTSLAAVPRRGVFYGAKLLTGTVTALVVSTVVVTVGFFATQLAMGDPQSVSLLDDGVLRSLVGAVLYTTLLCVFAMGLASVLRSSALTMGILVPLFFMISTILTNLPGVRDVAQFLPDVAGGLILYRDQPDDTVLNAWTGMAVLGAWAAAAVTAGYAVSRRRDA, from the coding sequence ATGACCGCGATCAGCAGCGCGATGGCGTTCGAATGGACCAAGATCCGCACCGTCCGGGCCACGACGTGGAGCCTCGCCCTCTACTTCCTGGCGACCCTGGCGGTCGCCCTCCTGACCGGGTACTACCTGCGCAGTTCCTACGACTCCCGGGACTCCGAGGCCCTCAGCACCTTCGACCCCGTGGCCGCCGGCTTCAGCGGGCTGCGGCTCGGGCTGATCGCGCTCGTGGTGTTCGGCGTGCTCATCGTGACCAGCGAGTACTCCACGGGAACGATCCGCACGTCCCTCGCCGCGGTGCCGCGGCGCGGCGTGTTCTACGGGGCAAAACTGCTCACCGGCACCGTGACCGCCCTGGTGGTCTCCACCGTCGTCGTGACCGTCGGCTTCTTCGCCACCCAACTGGCGATGGGCGATCCGCAGAGCGTCTCGCTCCTCGACGACGGGGTGCTGCGGTCCCTGGTGGGGGCGGTGCTCTACACCACGCTGCTCTGCGTGTTCGCCATGGGGCTCGCCTCCGTCCTGCGCAGCTCCGCGCTGACCATGGGCATCCTGGTCCCGCTGTTCTTCATGATCTCGACGATCCTGACCAACCTCCCCGGGGTACGGGACGTGGCGCAGTTCCTGCCCGATGTCGCCGGCGGACTCATCCTCTACCGGGACCAGCCGGACGACACGGTCCTCAACGCGTGGACCGGCATGGCGGTACTCGGCGCCTGGGCCGCGGCGGCCGTGACGGCCGGGTACGCGGTGTCCAGGCGCCGGGACGCCTGA
- a CDS encoding sensor histidine kinase has product MERPRPRPRLARLGGCALLWAVVALPALTADRIGLNEPRPAWQQAAGVAVLAVAAALPRRLPLAAFGLAAALSLAAASSLFTVSYGPALGVFALLLGLRAGAARPAALCFAAVGCVGTARIVLVGVDPAPEWLVMTGTLLFGCVFPWLGGRYWRQSRELAEAGWARAAWLEDEARFAEERARLRERARIAQDMHDSLGHELSLIALRAGALQVAPGLAGEHRAAAADLRAAAADATDRLHRIIGVLREDDDEPVPLAPAGETLEQLVARAAESGLPVRWEPAGQDPAAEPGGVAERLLHRVVREALTNAARHAPGAPVTVAVTGRAAGVSVIITNGPPTRESSRPTGGGTGLLGLRAAVTSVGGEFEAGPHGKGFRVRAHVPEQQTAVGPVRPARAPFTYARRRVAVGLGTAASAGVVLVGAAFGWYAYTEKHSVLEPTVYAKLRLGAPAADVERVLPGRDVNDPPAERAPAPAPEGADCRYYRASGELFVSVDHFRLCFGAGRLVAKDVVPGLGLSGEGREEYEEFAR; this is encoded by the coding sequence ATGGAACGTCCTCGTCCTCGTCCTCGCCTTGCCCGGCTCGGCGGCTGCGCCCTGCTCTGGGCGGTCGTCGCCCTGCCCGCGCTCACGGCGGACCGGATCGGGCTGAACGAGCCGCGTCCTGCCTGGCAGCAGGCGGCCGGTGTGGCGGTCCTGGCGGTCGCGGCCGCCCTGCCCCGGCGGCTGCCGCTCGCGGCCTTCGGGCTGGCGGCGGCCCTGAGCCTCGCCGCCGCCTCGTCCCTGTTCACCGTCTCCTACGGCCCGGCCCTCGGCGTGTTCGCGCTGCTGCTCGGGCTGCGGGCGGGCGCGGCACGCCCCGCGGCGCTGTGCTTCGCGGCCGTCGGCTGCGTAGGCACCGCCCGGATCGTGCTTGTCGGCGTCGACCCGGCCCCCGAGTGGCTCGTCATGACGGGCACGCTGCTCTTCGGCTGCGTCTTCCCCTGGCTCGGCGGTCGCTACTGGCGGCAGAGCCGCGAGCTGGCCGAGGCGGGCTGGGCGCGCGCCGCCTGGCTGGAGGACGAGGCCCGCTTCGCAGAGGAACGCGCCCGGCTGCGCGAAAGGGCCCGGATCGCCCAGGACATGCACGACTCCCTCGGCCACGAGCTGAGCCTCATCGCCCTGCGCGCGGGCGCGCTCCAGGTCGCCCCGGGACTCGCCGGTGAGCACCGGGCCGCGGCGGCCGACCTGCGCGCGGCCGCCGCCGACGCCACGGACCGGCTGCACCGCATCATCGGCGTCCTGCGCGAGGACGACGACGAGCCCGTGCCGCTGGCTCCTGCGGGCGAGACCCTGGAGCAACTCGTCGCCCGCGCCGCGGAATCGGGCCTGCCGGTGCGCTGGGAGCCCGCCGGGCAGGACCCGGCCGCGGAGCCCGGCGGGGTCGCCGAGCGACTGCTGCACCGCGTGGTCCGGGAGGCGCTGACCAACGCGGCACGGCACGCGCCGGGCGCACCTGTGACCGTGGCGGTGACGGGGCGGGCCGCGGGGGTGTCCGTCATCATCACCAACGGCCCGCCCACTCGCGAGAGTTCCCGCCCCACCGGTGGCGGTACGGGCCTGCTCGGGCTGCGGGCCGCGGTGACCTCGGTGGGCGGCGAGTTCGAGGCGGGCCCGCACGGGAAGGGCTTCCGTGTCCGGGCGCACGTCCCCGAGCAGCAGACCGCAGTCGGCCCGGTGCGTCCCGCCCGTGCGCCGTTCACCTACGCCCGCCGGCGCGTCGCCGTCGGCCTCGGCACCGCGGCGAGCGCGGGCGTCGTCCTGGTCGGGGCGGCCTTCGGCTGGTACGCGTACACGGAGAAGCACTCGGTGCTCGAACCCACCGTGTACGCGAAACTGCGCCTCGGCGCCCCGGCGGCCGATGTCGAGCGCGTGCTGCCCGGGCGGGACGTGAACGACCCGCCCGCGGAGCGGGCGCCGGCACCGGCGCCGGAGGGCGCCGACTGCCGCTATTACCGCGCGAGCGGCGAACTCTTCGTCTCCGTCGACCACTTCAGACTGTGTTTCGGCGCCGGGCGACTGGTCGCCAAGGACGTGGTCCCGGGCCTCGGCCTGTCCGGCGAAGGCCGCGAGGAGTACGAGGAGTTCGCACGATGA